The proteins below come from a single Mycobacterium parmense genomic window:
- a CDS encoding AMP-dependent synthetase/ligase, whose product MREYSVPARFTVGEHDNVAAVVFEHEREDPGFVIYRRQVNGEWIDVTCAEAASQIRAAALGLIAQGVQAGDRVCIFSATCYEWAILDLAILSVGAVTVPIYETSSAEQVRWVLQNSEAVLAFAETDAHAAMVTELTAELPALRRVLHINGSGPKAVDQLSEAGASVDATELTARLEALRADDPATLIYTSGTTGRPKGCQLTHSNLLYEIRGTKECLPTLLDEGQRLLIFLPLAHVLARSLTLAAFTNKVTVGFTSDVKNLLPLFAVFKPTVVVSVPRVFEKVYNTAEQNAANDGKGRIFAIAAQTAVDWSRAHDGGRPGPILRAKHALFDRLVYHKLRAALGGDCHASVSGGAPLGARLGHFYRGVGLTIHEGYGLTETSAAITVNQVGNVKIGTVGTLVPGNSLRIAEDGELLVRGGVVFSGYWRNEQATEDAFAEGWFKTGDLGAVDEDGFLKITGRKKEIIVTAGGKNVAPAVLEDQLRAHPLISQAMVVGDNKPFIGALITIDPEAFDGWKQRNQKSSGASVGDLATDPDLVAEVDAAVKHANLAVSHAESIRKFRILPVDFTEDTGELTPTMKVKRNVVAEKFASDIDAIYEKD is encoded by the coding sequence GTGCGTGAGTACAGTGTCCCCGCCCGCTTCACCGTCGGCGAGCACGACAACGTGGCGGCGGTGGTCTTCGAGCACGAGCGCGAGGATCCGGGCTTCGTCATCTACCGCCGTCAGGTCAACGGCGAATGGATCGACGTCACGTGCGCCGAGGCGGCGAGCCAGATCCGCGCGGCGGCGCTCGGGTTGATCGCCCAGGGGGTGCAGGCCGGTGACCGGGTGTGCATCTTCTCCGCGACCTGCTACGAGTGGGCCATCCTGGACCTCGCGATCCTGTCCGTCGGCGCGGTGACGGTGCCGATCTACGAGACGTCGTCGGCCGAGCAGGTCCGTTGGGTGCTGCAGAATTCGGAGGCCGTGCTGGCGTTCGCCGAGACCGACGCCCACGCCGCCATGGTCACCGAGCTCACCGCCGAACTGCCGGCGCTGCGCCGTGTGCTGCACATCAACGGTTCGGGCCCCAAGGCGGTCGACCAGCTCAGCGAGGCCGGCGCCTCGGTCGACGCGACCGAGCTGACCGCCCGGCTGGAGGCACTGCGCGCCGACGACCCCGCGACCCTGATCTACACCTCGGGCACCACCGGGCGACCGAAGGGCTGCCAGCTCACCCACTCGAACCTGTTGTACGAGATCCGGGGAACCAAGGAGTGCCTCCCGACGCTGCTCGACGAGGGGCAGCGGCTGCTGATCTTCCTGCCGCTGGCCCACGTGCTGGCCCGGTCACTGACCCTGGCGGCGTTCACCAACAAGGTAACCGTCGGGTTCACCAGCGACGTCAAGAACCTGCTGCCGTTGTTCGCGGTGTTCAAGCCGACGGTGGTGGTCTCGGTGCCGCGGGTGTTCGAGAAGGTGTACAACACCGCCGAGCAGAACGCTGCCAACGACGGCAAGGGCCGGATCTTCGCGATCGCCGCGCAGACCGCGGTCGACTGGAGCCGCGCCCACGACGGCGGCCGGCCGGGTCCGATCCTGCGGGCCAAGCACGCGCTGTTCGACCGGCTGGTGTACCACAAGCTGCGCGCGGCGCTGGGCGGCGACTGCCATGCGTCCGTTTCCGGCGGGGCGCCGCTGGGCGCACGCCTGGGCCACTTCTACCGCGGCGTGGGCCTCACCATCCACGAGGGCTACGGCCTGACCGAGACCAGCGCGGCCATCACGGTGAACCAGGTCGGCAACGTCAAGATCGGCACCGTCGGAACGCTGGTGCCGGGCAACAGTCTTCGGATCGCCGAGGACGGCGAGCTGTTGGTGCGCGGCGGTGTGGTGTTCAGCGGCTACTGGCGCAACGAGCAGGCCACGGAGGACGCCTTCGCCGAGGGCTGGTTCAAGACGGGCGACCTCGGCGCCGTCGACGAGGACGGCTTCCTGAAGATCACCGGCCGCAAGAAGGAGATCATCGTCACCGCCGGCGGGAAGAACGTCGCCCCGGCCGTGCTCGAAGACCAGTTGCGGGCGCACCCGCTGATCAGCCAGGCGATGGTGGTCGGCGACAACAAGCCGTTCATCGGCGCGCTGATCACCATCGACCCCGAGGCGTTCGACGGCTGGAAGCAGCGCAACCAGAAGTCGTCCGGGGCGTCGGTGGGTGATCTGGCCACCGATCCCGACCTGGTCGCCGAGGTGGACGCCGCCGTCAAGCACGCGAATCTGGCTGTGTCGCATGCGGAGTCGATTCGCAAGTTCCGCATCCTGCCGGTCGACTTCACCGAGGACACCGGCGAATTGACCCCGACGATGAAGGTCAAGCGCAACGTGGTGGCCGAGAAGTTCGCCTCTGACATCGACGCGATCTACGAGAAGGACTAG
- the ctaE gene encoding aa3-type cytochrome oxidase subunit III, translating to MTSAAGTSGTAITSRVHSLNRPNMVSVGTIVWLSSELMFFAGLFAMYFTARAQSGGKWPPPPTELNLYQAVPVTLVLIASSFTCQMGVFAAERGDVFGLRRWYVVTFLMGLFFVCGQGYEYYHLATHGTTIHGSAYGSVFYLATGFHGLHVTGGLIAFIFLLVRTAMSKFTPAQATASIVVSYYWHFVDIVWIALFTVIYFIR from the coding sequence GTGACCAGCGCTGCCGGGACTTCAGGTACTGCAATTACGTCGCGCGTTCATTCGCTGAACCGGCCGAACATGGTCAGTGTCGGCACCATAGTGTGGCTTTCCAGCGAGCTGATGTTCTTTGCCGGGCTGTTCGCGATGTACTTCACCGCCCGCGCCCAATCGGGCGGGAAGTGGCCGCCGCCGCCCACCGAGCTGAACCTCTATCAGGCGGTTCCGGTGACGCTGGTGTTGATCGCGTCGTCGTTCACCTGCCAGATGGGGGTGTTCGCCGCCGAGCGCGGCGACGTCTTCGGCCTGCGCCGCTGGTACGTGGTCACGTTCCTGATGGGGCTGTTCTTCGTCTGCGGGCAGGGTTACGAGTACTACCATCTGGCCACGCACGGCACGACCATTCACGGCAGCGCCTACGGCAGCGTCTTCTACCTCGCGACCGGCTTCCACGGCCTGCACGTCACCGGCGGGTTGATCGCCTTCATCTTCCTGCTGGTCCGCACCGCGATGAGCAAGTTCACGCCGGCGCAGGCCACGGCCAGCATCGTCGTGTCGTACTACTGGCATTTCGTCGACATCGTCTGGATCGCGCTGTTCACCGTGATCTATTTCATCCGTTAA
- a CDS encoding lysophospholipid acyltransferase family protein has translation MWYWLFKYVLLGPLLYVIGRPKIEGLEHIPSSGPAILASNHLAVMDSFYLPLMVRRRITFLAKAEYFTGTGLKGWFQRWFFTAVGQVPIDRTDADSAQAALSTADRLLSQGKLLGMYPEGTRSPDGRLYKGKTGLARLALHTGVPVIPVAMIGTNVVNPPGTNMLRFGRITIRIGEPMDFSRFEGLAGNRFIERAVTDEVIYELMGLSGQEYVDIYAASVKEQREQAAAAEAARIPETAAG, from the coding sequence ATGTGGTACTGGCTATTCAAGTACGTTCTGCTGGGTCCGCTGCTCTACGTGATAGGCCGGCCGAAAATCGAAGGGCTGGAACACATCCCGAGCTCCGGACCGGCAATCCTGGCCAGTAATCACCTGGCGGTGATGGACAGCTTCTACCTTCCGTTGATGGTGCGTCGCCGGATCACCTTCCTGGCCAAGGCCGAATACTTCACGGGCACCGGTCTCAAAGGCTGGTTCCAGCGCTGGTTCTTCACCGCAGTCGGCCAGGTGCCGATCGACCGCACCGACGCCGACAGCGCGCAGGCCGCCCTGAGCACCGCCGACAGGCTGCTCAGCCAGGGCAAGCTGCTGGGCATGTACCCCGAAGGCACCCGCTCGCCGGACGGCCGGCTGTACAAGGGCAAGACCGGCCTGGCGCGGCTGGCCCTGCACACCGGGGTGCCGGTGATACCGGTGGCCATGATCGGGACCAACGTCGTCAACCCGCCCGGCACCAACATGCTGCGGTTCGGGCGGATCACCATCCGCATCGGCGAGCCGATGGACTTCTCCCGCTTCGAAGGTCTGGCCGGTAACCGCTTCATCGAGCGGGCCGTCACCGACGAGGTGATCTACGAGCTGATGGGGCTCTCGGGCCAGGAGTACGTCGACATCTACGCGGCCAGCGTGAAAGAACAGCGCGAGCAGGCCGCCGCCGCCGAAGCCGCCCGGATCCCCGAGACCGCGGCCGGTTAG
- a CDS encoding polyadenylate-specific 3'-exoribonuclease AS → MRYFYDTEFIEDGRTIELISIGMVAEDGREYYAVSTEFDPERAGSWVRANVLPKLPPPASQAWRSRRQIREDLEEFLAVGGAEPIELWAWIAAYDHVALCQLWGTMPELPRAIPRFTRELRQLWEDRGCPPLPPRPRDVHDALVDAREQLHRFRAIVAAAERSP, encoded by the coding sequence GTGCGGTACTTCTACGACACCGAGTTCATCGAGGACGGCCGCACCATCGAGTTGATCTCCATCGGGATGGTCGCCGAGGACGGCCGCGAGTACTACGCGGTGTCCACGGAGTTCGACCCCGAGCGCGCCGGCAGCTGGGTGCGCGCCAATGTACTGCCCAAACTGCCGCCCCCCGCGTCGCAGGCGTGGCGATCGCGCAGGCAGATCCGCGAGGACCTCGAGGAGTTCCTGGCGGTCGGCGGCGCCGAACCGATCGAGCTGTGGGCCTGGATCGCCGCCTACGACCACGTGGCCCTGTGCCAGTTGTGGGGAACCATGCCGGAGCTGCCCCGGGCGATTCCGCGCTTCACAAGGGAACTGCGGCAGCTGTGGGAAGACCGCGGCTGCCCGCCGCTGCCGCCGCGGCCGCGCGACGTCCACGACGCCCTGGTCGACGCCCGCGAGCAACTGCACCGATTCCGCGCGATCGTCGCCGCTGCAGAGCGTTCGCCCTGA
- a CDS encoding ArsA family ATPase translates to MSESAEFRAPVPARISLFVGKGGVGKSTLAAATAVGDASAGRRVLLVSTDQAHSLGDVLAVAVPPNGRGEPVRVLADLDTGQAEAGGGFLDALALDTLALLEARWRGVVDTLDRRFPDSELSTIAPEELSALPGIQEVLGLHAVGELAASGRWDRIVVDCASTADALRMLTLPATFALYVERAWPRHRRLTLAADDPRSAAVVELLERISASVDRLSALLTNGELVGAHLVLTAERVVAAEAMRTLGSLALMGVRVEELIVNQVLVKDDSYEYRNLPDHPAFSWYAERIGEQQAVLDELDSAIGEVALVLTPHLSGEPIGPKALGALLDSARRRGGTAPPGPLRPVVDLESGSGLGSTYRMRLALPQLDHSALTLGRVDDDLIISAGGLRRRVRLASVLRRCTVLDAHLRGSELTVRFRPDPEVWPR, encoded by the coding sequence CTGAGTGAGTCCGCTGAATTCCGGGCTCCCGTCCCGGCCCGGATCAGTCTTTTCGTCGGCAAGGGCGGGGTAGGAAAATCCACCCTGGCCGCCGCCACCGCGGTCGGTGACGCAAGCGCGGGCCGGCGGGTGCTGCTGGTCTCCACCGACCAGGCGCACTCGCTCGGTGACGTGCTGGCCGTTGCGGTCCCGCCCAACGGACGCGGCGAGCCGGTGCGGGTGCTCGCCGACCTCGACACCGGGCAGGCCGAGGCGGGCGGCGGTTTCCTCGACGCCCTGGCGCTGGACACGCTGGCCCTGCTGGAGGCGCGGTGGCGCGGTGTGGTCGACACCCTGGACCGGCGGTTCCCCGACTCCGAGCTGAGCACCATTGCCCCCGAGGAGCTTTCAGCGCTGCCCGGCATCCAGGAGGTGCTCGGCCTGCACGCCGTCGGCGAACTCGCCGCCTCCGGGCGATGGGACCGTATCGTCGTCGACTGCGCCTCGACCGCGGACGCGTTGCGCATGCTGACGCTGCCCGCCACCTTCGCGCTCTACGTCGAACGCGCGTGGCCGCGCCATCGGCGGTTGACCCTCGCCGCCGACGACCCCCGGTCGGCGGCGGTCGTGGAACTCCTCGAGCGGATCAGCGCCAGCGTCGATCGGCTCTCCGCGCTGCTGACCAACGGCGAGCTGGTCGGCGCCCACCTGGTGTTGACCGCCGAGCGGGTGGTCGCCGCCGAAGCGATGCGGACGCTGGGATCGTTGGCGCTGATGGGGGTGCGCGTCGAGGAGCTGATCGTCAACCAGGTGCTGGTGAAAGACGATTCCTACGAATACCGCAACCTGCCGGACCACCCGGCCTTCTCTTGGTACGCCGAACGCATCGGGGAGCAGCAGGCCGTCCTCGACGAGCTCGACTCCGCCATCGGTGAGGTGGCGCTGGTCCTGACTCCGCACCTGTCCGGCGAGCCGATCGGCCCGAAGGCGCTGGGGGCGCTGCTCGACAGCGCCCGGCGGCGCGGTGGGACGGCGCCGCCGGGACCGCTGCGGCCGGTGGTGGACCTGGAATCCGGGTCGGGACTTGGGTCGACATACCGGATGCGGCTAGCGTTGCCCCAGCTCGATCATTCGGCGCTGACGCTGGGACGCGTGGACGACGACCTGATCATCAGCGCCGGCGGGTTGCGGCGCAGGGTCCGGCTGGCGTCCGTGCTGCGACGGTGCACGGTCCTGGACGCGCATCTGCGGGGCAGCGAGCTGACGGTTCGATTCCGACCAGACCCGGAGGTGTGGCCCAGATGA
- a CDS encoding SRPBCC family protein, whose amino-acid sequence MAEKTTQTIYIEADPGVIMQVIADIDSYPKWISEYKEAEVQEKDADGYPKTARLVLDAAVIKDTMVMAYTWPKDRRSVSWTLVSSSLLRALEGSYRLAPKGSGTEVTYELSVDLAVPMIGLLKRKAERRLTDTALKDLKKRVEAE is encoded by the coding sequence GTGGCGGAGAAGACGACGCAAACCATCTACATCGAGGCCGACCCGGGCGTGATCATGCAGGTGATCGCCGACATCGATTCCTATCCGAAGTGGATCTCGGAATACAAGGAAGCCGAAGTGCAGGAGAAGGACGCCGACGGCTACCCGAAAACCGCGCGACTGGTCCTGGACGCCGCGGTCATCAAGGACACCATGGTCATGGCCTACACGTGGCCCAAAGACCGGCGATCGGTGAGCTGGACACTGGTCTCCAGTTCGCTGCTGCGCGCCCTGGAAGGCTCATACCGCTTGGCGCCCAAGGGTTCTGGCACCGAGGTGACCTACGAGCTCTCGGTCGACCTCGCGGTCCCCATGATCGGCCTGCTCAAGCGCAAGGCCGAGCGCCGGTTGACCGACACGGCGTTGAAGGATCTCAAGAAACGAGTCGAGGCTGAGTGA
- a CDS encoding polyketide cyclase / dehydrase and lipid transport produces MNSIQIADQTYVAADGARVGAAVADRASWRRWWPDLRLEVVEDRGEKGIRWAVTGALTGTMEVWLEPSLDGVVLHYFLHAEPTGMAAWQLAKLNLAKMTHRRRVAGKNMAFEVKTTLERLRPVGVSPVG; encoded by the coding sequence GTGAACAGCATCCAGATCGCCGATCAGACGTACGTCGCGGCCGACGGCGCACGCGTCGGCGCCGCGGTCGCGGACCGCGCGAGCTGGCGCCGGTGGTGGCCTGATCTGCGCCTCGAGGTCGTCGAGGACCGCGGCGAGAAAGGAATCCGCTGGGCGGTCACCGGCGCGCTGACCGGCACCATGGAGGTGTGGCTGGAGCCTTCGCTGGACGGCGTGGTGCTGCACTACTTCCTGCACGCCGAACCGACCGGAATGGCGGCGTGGCAGCTGGCCAAGCTGAATCTGGCGAAGATGACGCACCGCCGTCGGGTGGCGGGAAAGAATATGGCCTTCGAGGTCAAGACGACGCTGGAACGGCTCCGTCCGGTCGGGGTTTCTCCGGTAGGTTAG
- the trpD gene encoding anthranilate phosphoribosyltransferase, whose amino-acid sequence MGTQPETTAVGDPAGAAPSWRAVLSRLTAGEDLARGQAGWAMDQIMAGAAKPAQIAAFAVAMTMKVPTAAEVSELADVMLSHALALPAAVRDDAVDIVGTGGDGVNTVNLSTMAAIVVAAAGVPVVKHGNRASSSLSGGADTLEALGVRIDLGPEQVARSLTELGIGFCFAPLFHPSYRHTAEVRREIGVPTVFNLLGPLTNPARPRAGLIGCAFAGLAEVMAGVFAARKSSVLVVHGDDGLDELTTTTTSTIWRVQAGTVDRLTFDPAGFGFARADLAELVGGDAQFNAAEVHAVLGGARGPVRDAVVLNAAGAIVAHAGLSSRAEWLPAWEDGLRRAAAAIDCGAAEQLLARWVRFSRQV is encoded by the coding sequence GTGGGCACGCAACCTGAGACCACCGCTGTGGGCGACCCCGCCGGGGCGGCCCCGTCGTGGCGGGCGGTCCTGTCCCGGCTGACGGCCGGTGAGGATCTCGCGCGCGGCCAGGCCGGCTGGGCGATGGATCAGATCATGGCCGGCGCCGCGAAGCCGGCCCAGATCGCGGCCTTCGCGGTGGCGATGACCATGAAGGTGCCGACCGCGGCCGAGGTCAGCGAGCTGGCCGACGTGATGCTGAGTCACGCGCTGGCGCTGCCGGCGGCGGTCCGCGACGATGCGGTGGACATCGTCGGTACCGGGGGCGACGGCGTCAACACCGTCAACCTGTCCACGATGGCGGCCATCGTGGTGGCCGCCGCGGGCGTGCCGGTGGTCAAGCACGGTAACCGGGCGTCGTCGTCGCTGTCCGGCGGTGCCGACACGCTCGAGGCCCTGGGCGTGCGGATCGACCTGGGCCCCGAGCAGGTCGCGCGCAGCCTCACCGAGCTTGGCATCGGGTTCTGCTTCGCGCCGCTTTTCCACCCGTCCTACCGGCACACGGCCGAGGTGCGCCGCGAGATCGGCGTGCCGACGGTGTTCAATCTCCTTGGGCCGCTGACGAATCCGGCGCGGCCGCGCGCGGGCCTCATCGGTTGTGCGTTCGCCGGGTTGGCCGAGGTGATGGCCGGGGTGTTCGCCGCGCGCAAATCCAGCGTGCTGGTGGTCCACGGCGACGACGGGCTCGACGAGCTGACGACGACCACCACCAGCACGATCTGGCGGGTGCAGGCCGGGACCGTGGACAGGCTGACGTTCGATCCCGCCGGGTTCGGTTTCGCCCGAGCCGATCTCGCCGAGCTGGTGGGCGGCGACGCGCAGTTCAACGCCGCGGAGGTCCACGCGGTGCTGGGCGGCGCCAGGGGGCCGGTGCGCGACGCGGTCGTGCTCAACGCGGCCGGGGCGATCGTCGCGCACGCCGGCCTATCCAGCCGCGCTGAATGGTTGCCGGCGTGGGAGGACGGGCTGCGGCGGGCCGCCGCGGCCATCGACTGCGGCGCGGCCGAACAGCTGCTCGCGCGATGGGTGCGGTTCAGCCGGCAAGTCTGA
- the pimB gene encoding GDP-mannose-dependent alpha-(1-6)-phosphatidylinositol monomannoside mannosyltransferase: MSRVLLVTNDFPPRPGGIQSYLGEFVARLVDAGSHSVLVYAPQWKGADAFDRAAGYPVVRHPGTLMLPGRGVDARMRRLIADHGIDTVWFGAAAPLALLARRARDAGATRVLASTHGHEVGWSMLPVARSVLRRIGEDTDVVTFVSRYTRSRVAPAFGPKASLEYLPPGVDADRFRPDPAARAELRARYGLGERPTVVCLSRLVPRKGQDMLIKALPSIRRRAHGAALVVVGGGPYLDTLRKLARECGVADHVKFTGGVPAAELPAHHALADVFAMPCRTRGAGMDVEGLGIVFLEASATGVPVVAGRSGGAPEAVRHNKTGLVVDGRSVDGIADGVAGLLIDRDKAAAMGACGREWVVSQWRWETLAQRLAGLLDG, translated from the coding sequence GTGAGCCGGGTCCTGCTGGTAACCAACGACTTTCCGCCCCGGCCCGGTGGCATCCAGTCGTATCTGGGGGAATTCGTCGCCCGGCTGGTTGACGCCGGGTCGCATTCGGTGCTGGTCTACGCGCCACAGTGGAAGGGTGCCGACGCATTCGACCGCGCGGCCGGCTATCCGGTGGTGCGCCATCCGGGGACGCTGATGCTGCCCGGGCGCGGGGTCGATGCCCGGATGCGCCGCCTGATCGCCGACCACGGCATCGACACCGTGTGGTTCGGCGCGGCCGCGCCGCTGGCGCTGCTGGCCCGGCGGGCCCGCGACGCCGGGGCGACGCGGGTGCTGGCCAGCACGCACGGCCACGAGGTGGGCTGGTCGATGCTTCCGGTCGCGCGCTCGGTGCTGCGCCGCATCGGCGAGGACACCGACGTCGTCACCTTCGTCAGCCGCTACACGCGCTCCCGGGTCGCGCCGGCCTTCGGGCCCAAGGCGTCGCTGGAGTACCTGCCGCCCGGCGTGGACGCCGACCGCTTCCGGCCCGACCCGGCCGCCCGGGCCGAGTTGCGGGCCCGCTACGGCCTGGGCGAGCGGCCGACGGTGGTGTGCCTGTCTCGGCTGGTGCCCCGCAAGGGGCAGGACATGCTGATCAAGGCGTTGCCGTCGATCCGGCGGCGGGCCCACGGCGCCGCGCTGGTGGTCGTCGGCGGCGGCCCCTACCTCGACACGCTGCGCAAGCTGGCCCGGGAGTGCGGGGTGGCCGATCACGTGAAGTTCACCGGCGGCGTGCCGGCCGCCGAACTGCCGGCCCACCACGCACTGGCCGACGTCTTCGCGATGCCGTGCCGAACCCGCGGCGCGGGCATGGACGTCGAGGGGCTGGGCATCGTCTTCCTCGAGGCCTCGGCGACGGGGGTGCCGGTGGTCGCCGGCCGGTCCGGGGGAGCGCCGGAAGCGGTGCGGCACAACAAGACCGGATTGGTGGTCGACGGCCGGTCGGTCGACGGGATCGCCGACGGCGTCGCCGGGCTGCTCATCGATCGCGACAAGGCCGCGGCGATGGGCGCGTGTGGCCGCGAGTGGGTGGTGTCCCAGTGGCGCTGGGAGACACTGGCGCAGCGGCTCGCCGGTCTGCTCGACGGCTAG
- a CDS encoding glycosyltransferase 87 family protein — protein sequence MSMRQAPGVGIRPGQLLLWCLLWLAAAAGLGYVAWQLFGHTPYRIDIDVYQMGARAWLDGHPLYRGDVQFHTPIGLNLPFTYPPLAAIVFCPFAWLHMPAASVAITALTLLLLVVSTVIVLTRLDVWDTSAALPGPAWLRRSWLAVAIVVPAAMWLEPIVSNFAFGQINVILMTLVIADCVPRRTPWPRGLLLGVGIALKLTPAVFLLYFVLRRDNRAALTAMASFVGATLLGFVLASDDSWEYWTHTVHHTDRIGAAALNTDQNIAGALARTGLSEQHRFLLWVAASLLVLALTVWTMRRVLRAGEPLLAVVCVALFGLVVSPVSWSHHWVWMLPAVLVTAVLAWRRRSAALAAVSALGVALMRWTPIDLLPKHHESAAVWWRQLAGMSYVWWALAVIVAAGCAVASRRPVRDASAQPLTPVTA from the coding sequence ATGAGTATGCGGCAGGCGCCCGGGGTGGGCATTCGACCGGGGCAGCTGCTGCTGTGGTGCCTGCTGTGGCTGGCGGCGGCGGCGGGACTGGGCTACGTGGCCTGGCAGCTGTTCGGGCACACGCCGTATCGCATCGACATCGACGTGTATCAGATGGGCGCGCGGGCGTGGCTGGACGGGCATCCGCTCTACCGCGGCGACGTGCAGTTCCACACACCGATCGGCCTGAACCTGCCGTTCACGTATCCCCCGCTCGCGGCCATCGTCTTCTGCCCGTTCGCCTGGCTGCACATGCCCGCGGCCAGCGTCGCGATCACCGCGCTGACCCTGCTGCTGCTGGTGGTGTCGACCGTGATCGTGCTGACCCGTTTGGACGTGTGGGACACCTCGGCGGCGCTGCCGGGCCCGGCCTGGTTGCGACGGTCGTGGCTGGCCGTCGCGATCGTGGTCCCGGCGGCGATGTGGCTCGAACCGATCGTGTCGAACTTCGCCTTCGGCCAGATCAACGTCATCCTCATGACGCTGGTGATCGCCGACTGCGTGCCGCGGCGCACCCCGTGGCCGCGCGGGCTGCTGCTCGGTGTGGGAATCGCGCTGAAGCTCACCCCGGCGGTGTTCCTGCTGTATTTCGTGCTGCGCCGAGACAACCGCGCGGCGCTGACGGCGATGGCGTCGTTCGTCGGGGCGACGTTGCTCGGTTTCGTTCTGGCGTCCGACGATTCGTGGGAGTACTGGACGCACACCGTGCACCACACCGACCGGATCGGCGCGGCGGCACTGAACACCGACCAGAACATCGCCGGCGCACTCGCACGGACCGGCCTGTCCGAGCAGCACCGCTTCCTGCTGTGGGTGGCCGCGTCGCTGCTGGTCCTCGCGCTGACGGTGTGGACGATGCGGCGGGTGCTGCGGGCCGGCGAGCCCCTGCTGGCGGTCGTCTGCGTTGCGCTGTTCGGCCTGGTGGTGTCCCCGGTGTCGTGGTCACACCACTGGGTCTGGATGCTGCCGGCGGTGCTGGTGACCGCGGTGCTGGCGTGGCGGCGCCGCAGCGCGGCGCTCGCGGCCGTCAGTGCGCTCGGAGTGGCGCTGATGAGATGGACGCCGATCGATTTGCTGCCCAAGCATCACGAGTCGGCGGCGGTCTGGTGGCGCCAGCTCGCCGGGATGTCCTACGTGTGGTGGGCGCTCGCCGTCATCGTGGCGGCCGGGTGCGCGGTCGCCTCGCGGCGGCCCGTGCGGGACGCGTCGGCGCAGCCGTTGACGCCGGTGACGGCCTAA
- the ripC gene encoding peptidoglycan hydrolase RipC, with protein MRLDSRYPIARGITRKVVGALAGFTMLSGALAANVSADPAQDALAKLNQLSRQAEQTTEAMHTAELDLNDKLAAQNAADKKHADDQAAVDAAKARLASFQGAVNKLAAATYMGGSVDGMEAILTVGSPQGLIDKLAVQRLMATQMRTQMASFRFAGQQAAKAEQESAKSAAEAKSAAEQAAAVRASLQSKQSQLQVQIAVVKSQYVSLTAEQRDALANAAPAPGPGGPAPDAAPPGNPPGGEPAPGQAPPPGGFGAPPGGGDRATVVQAALTQVGSSYVWGGAAPGGFDCSGLVMWAFQQAGISLPHSSQALARGGQPVALSDLQPGDVLTFYSDASHTGIYVGDGMMIHSSTYGVPVRVVPMNAGGPIYDARRY; from the coding sequence TTGAGGCTTGATTCTAGGTACCCGATTGCGCGTGGGATCACACGGAAAGTCGTCGGGGCACTGGCGGGCTTCACTATGTTGTCGGGCGCACTGGCCGCGAACGTCTCGGCCGACCCGGCGCAGGACGCCCTCGCGAAACTCAACCAGCTCTCGCGGCAGGCCGAGCAGACCACCGAGGCCATGCACACCGCGGAGCTCGACCTCAACGACAAGCTGGCCGCCCAGAACGCGGCGGACAAGAAGCACGCCGACGACCAGGCCGCCGTCGACGCGGCGAAGGCCCGGCTGGCCTCCTTCCAGGGTGCGGTCAACAAACTCGCCGCCGCGACCTACATGGGCGGCAGCGTCGACGGCATGGAAGCCATCCTGACGGTGGGCTCGCCGCAGGGCCTGATCGACAAGCTGGCCGTGCAGCGGTTGATGGCGACCCAGATGCGGACCCAGATGGCGAGCTTCCGCTTCGCCGGTCAGCAGGCCGCCAAGGCCGAACAGGAGTCGGCGAAGTCGGCGGCCGAGGCCAAGAGCGCCGCCGAACAGGCCGCCGCCGTCCGCGCGAGCCTGCAGTCCAAGCAGAGCCAGTTGCAGGTGCAGATCGCGGTCGTCAAGTCGCAGTACGTCTCCCTGACCGCCGAACAGCGCGACGCGCTGGCCAACGCGGCGCCCGCCCCGGGACCGGGGGGGCCCGCGCCCGACGCGGCGCCCCCGGGCAACCCGCCCGGCGGCGAGCCCGCACCGGGCCAGGCCCCGCCGCCCGGTGGATTCGGCGCGCCTCCCGGCGGCGGCGACCGGGCCACCGTCGTGCAGGCCGCGCTCACCCAGGTCGGTTCCTCCTACGTGTGGGGCGGGGCGGCGCCCGGCGGGTTCGACTGCTCCGGGCTGGTGATGTGGGCCTTCCAGCAGGCGGGCATCTCGCTGCCGCACTCCAGCCAGGCGCTGGCCCGCGGCGGCCAGCCGGTGGCCCTGTCGGACCTGCAGCCCGGTGACGTGCTCACCTTCTACTCCGACGCATCGCACACCGGCATCTATGTCGGTGACGGCATGATGATCCACTCCTCGACCTACGGCGTGCCGGTGCGGGTGGTGCCGATGAACGCCGGGGGCCCGATCTACGACGCCCGCCGTTACTAG